The sequence TCTAACCTAACCAGCCTCCCCTCCCAGGGCTAACCATAACTCTAACTCTAAACCCTAACCCAGCCTCAGCCCAGGtctaaaccctaaccccagccTACCTCCCAGGGCTAACCATAATCCAGCCTCCCAGCCCAgggctaaccctaactctaactctaaccctaacccagctcccCTCCAGGGCTAACCATAACtctactctaaccctaacccagccccAGCCAGGTCTAACCTAACCAGCTCCTCCCTGCCCCAAACCAAAAGCACACGTAATACAAAATATAGTCCTGCTGCATGTATACATATCACAGCATCCTTGTTAGCTTGGATTCATCAAGCACTAGTTTGAGCTGTGGCCCTGGCCGCCACACTGCTGTAGTGTCTCCTAGGCCCCTCCCCCTGGATTAACAACTGCAGAGGGCCGCTCTGACATGATCGATGGGCAGGAAACCCAGCTCTATCGCGAGCCAATTTCAAAATGAAGGAGAGCAAAATCTGGACCGGGTCGCTTGGGTTGTTGCGGGGACCTGAGAGTGTGTGCGTTCGTGATTGCGTGCGAGGAACACTACCTGAGAAAAAGTATGCACTCAAGACaggcacacactctctctgctggacacacacacacacacacacacacgggtaaaAACAATTGTCTGTGCTAAATAGCCTCCACTTACGGCACTTGTTTACATTCAAAATGTGTTGACTGGACTATCAAAGACTGTCAAACAAAATGTCAAAGATACACATCACAGGTGCAAATTACTTCTGAGAAGCGGATGGATATTAGTGTCAGCAAACAAGCGCCGAGCGGAGAGCGCTTTTGTCTGGAGACTTGGATTCCTACGTCAACAACCCCCCATTACTCAACTGTCAGCTCTATTTATTTAAAAGCTTTTTAACTCGAGCTCACAGGAAGGAGGCCACAAACCCGCCAAGCACAAGCCGAGCCATTGACTCCATCCATAAAAGAATAGCTTTACACTGGAGGTGAGTCCAATGGACCATGGGGTGAGCTGGAGCTCCAAAGAGACACTTTTAGACTGGGCTGCTCAGCATGCAGGACATTAAACACAGGTCAGACTGAAAGACAGACAGGCCCTTGTCTGTATGGTGTGATAGATACTGTACCTGCGTCCAGCAttggcctctctgtctctctgctggtcCCTCAGCTCCCCTCGGCTGGCCAAGCTGGTGTTGCTGTTGGAGGGTGGGGGTCTCCCAGGGTTGGTGCGGTGCAGCGGGACAGTGGGTCTTAGGGCAGACACTACATGGCCTGGGTTCTGGTTGAGGTGGTGGCCATCCGGCCTGGAGGGGTAGGCAACAGCACCCATGGAGGGGGTGTGGGAGGGTAGGCAGGGTCGGTTCTGTTCCTGAACCCCTCCCCCACAGGAGCGGGAGCAGGAGGACCAAGGCCCCCAGGAGCCCCAGGAGCCTGGGGCCCCACCCTGCACTCCTCCAGCCTCCTGCTGCTGGGGGTCTGCCCTTTGAGGAACCTGCAGGAACATCCTGAGTTAAAGCCCTACACCACCCACAGCATGGATAACATGAAACAGACACCACttgagagcagagtagagaagaAAAAGAATAACATCATTATTCATGAAAGACTTGAAGCCAATGAGACAATGACCTCATGTTATCAACAAcggttttctctctccctcgctgtgtATGCGATGAGCTT comes from Salvelinus sp. IW2-2015 unplaced genomic scaffold, ASM291031v2 Un_scaffold4873, whole genome shotgun sequence and encodes:
- the LOC112077728 gene encoding thrombospondin type-1 domain-containing protein 4-like; the encoded protein is MRELCIWILRVSMLLLLLKTYPLDCQLTTDHRKVPQRADPQQQEAGGVQGGAPGSWGSWGPWSSCSRSCGGGVQEQNRPCLPSHTPSMGAVAYPSRPDGHHLNQNPGHVVSALRPTVPLHRTNPGRPPPSNSNTSLASRGELRDQQRDREANAGRRYSIYHTIQTRACLSFSLTCV